From the Streptomyces nigrescens genome, one window contains:
- a CDS encoding tyrosine-type recombinase/integrase, translated as MATVYQRCKSDKRNVNYPCEQSRCGHAWTVRYREPGGAERQPSFEKKTQAEAFAAKLQHDRYEGLYLDPKRGEITLRTYAAEWLERQVISDSTYRNYESFLRIHLLPRLGGKTIAGVGRKDVEAFVAALGKKLAASTVCDRMKMVTSLFQTAIKEKRRADDPTQDIKLPRSATHAVDEDEIPTLYEVDLMAKQISPQYRLTVYLQAGAGLRISETLAFTTDCVRADFLRVRRQVSSKAHRDDCKTRFKPLKHRAEGEYRDVPLPAFLAEEIDTHLREWETVTTAGMEVLFAPRDRGKGVMPTANTYAYHFRKALKAAGLVEPDGSPKYTPHGLRHFFASTALAHGIPIHEVSRWLGHKSIKTTVDVYGHLIPASWDRCRTVMQTALRPGSPMA; from the coding sequence GTGGCCACCGTTTATCAGAGGTGCAAGAGCGACAAACGCAACGTTAACTACCCCTGCGAGCAGTCCCGATGCGGACACGCGTGGACGGTCCGCTATCGCGAACCGGGCGGCGCCGAGCGGCAGCCCAGCTTCGAGAAGAAGACTCAAGCAGAAGCCTTCGCCGCGAAGCTGCAGCACGACAGGTACGAGGGCCTCTACCTCGACCCCAAACGCGGAGAGATCACCCTGCGCACCTACGCCGCGGAGTGGCTTGAGCGCCAGGTCATCAGCGACTCCACCTACCGCAACTACGAGAGCTTCCTGCGGATCCATCTACTCCCTCGCCTGGGTGGCAAGACGATCGCGGGTGTGGGGCGAAAGGATGTCGAGGCTTTCGTCGCGGCGCTGGGGAAGAAGCTCGCCGCGAGTACCGTGTGCGACCGCATGAAGATGGTCACCAGCCTCTTCCAAACCGCGATCAAGGAGAAGAGAAGGGCGGACGACCCGACTCAGGACATCAAACTGCCCCGCAGCGCAACGCACGCGGTCGACGAGGACGAGATCCCTACCCTGTACGAGGTTGATCTCATGGCCAAGCAAATTTCCCCCCAGTACCGCCTGACCGTATACCTGCAGGCCGGGGCCGGCCTGCGCATCAGCGAGACCCTGGCTTTCACCACTGACTGTGTCCGCGCCGACTTCCTGCGCGTGCGCCGACAGGTCAGCTCGAAGGCGCACCGCGACGACTGCAAGACCCGCTTCAAACCGCTCAAGCACCGAGCCGAGGGTGAGTACCGGGATGTTCCCCTGCCCGCGTTCCTAGCCGAGGAGATCGACACTCACCTGCGGGAGTGGGAGACGGTAACGACGGCGGGTATGGAGGTCCTGTTCGCGCCGCGCGACCGGGGCAAGGGCGTCATGCCCACGGCGAACACGTACGCCTACCACTTCAGGAAGGCACTCAAGGCCGCGGGCCTCGTCGAACCGGACGGGAGCCCGAAGTACACCCCGCACGGTCTGCGCCACTTCTTCGCCTCCACTGCGCTCGCCCACGGCATCCCGATCCATGAGGTCTCCCGCTGGCTGGGCCACAAATCGATCAAGACCACCGTCGACGTCTACGGCCACCTCATCCCCGCCTCCTGGGACCGCTGCCGGACCGTGATGCAGACCGCACTACGCCCCGGATCGCCCATGGCCTAA
- a CDS encoding helix-turn-helix domain-containing protein, protein MTRGGSNRLLTVKEVAAWLRVSEATVRNKYRAWGIRPQKVGRLLRFRERDIANYLEKHYG, encoded by the coding sequence ATGACGCGAGGCGGAAGCAACCGGCTGCTGACCGTGAAAGAGGTCGCGGCGTGGCTCAGGGTCAGCGAGGCCACCGTCAGGAACAAGTACCGCGCCTGGGGCATCAGACCCCAGAAGGTGGGACGCCTCCTGCGGTTCCGCGAGCGCGACATCGCCAACTACTTGGAGAAGCACTACGGGTGA
- a CDS encoding TRM11 family SAM-dependent methyltransferase, translating into MTLPLSVWNTAPTSAPAQRKGRYVPGSAAHPAKMLPAIAAHAIKTYTHPGDLVLDPMCGIGTTLVEALHLGRNALGIEYEPKWATLASLNARSAAQEDGTGTGTVRCGDARHLTGLAPTHTRGEVALVVTSPPYGPSVHGQVRSTRDTGERGVVKKHFRYGHDRANLAHVSTTHLLEAFTEILTQCRTMLRPGGTAVVTTRPWRERGELIDLPSAVLAAGKAAGLTPAERCVALLTGIRESQLVSRQSFFQMKNVRDARRQGIPLSVIQHEDVLIFTRPRQHDTHTTTTQHCRATTVSAARTNHTSTSTAALRSRTCTPRDGHGGR; encoded by the coding sequence GTGACGCTTCCCCTCTCGGTGTGGAACACCGCCCCCACCTCAGCTCCTGCACAGCGCAAGGGCCGCTACGTTCCCGGCTCGGCCGCCCACCCGGCCAAAATGCTCCCGGCTATCGCCGCCCACGCCATCAAGACCTACACACACCCCGGCGACCTTGTCCTCGACCCGATGTGCGGCATCGGCACCACCCTCGTCGAAGCCCTCCACCTCGGCCGCAACGCCCTCGGCATCGAATACGAACCGAAGTGGGCAACCCTCGCCTCACTCAACGCACGCTCCGCCGCACAAGAAGACGGCACCGGCACCGGCACCGTCCGCTGCGGCGACGCCCGCCACCTCACCGGCCTCGCCCCCACCCATACCCGTGGCGAGGTGGCACTCGTGGTCACCTCACCCCCCTACGGGCCCAGCGTCCACGGCCAGGTCCGCTCCACCCGGGACACCGGCGAACGCGGCGTCGTCAAGAAGCACTTCCGCTACGGCCACGACCGCGCCAACCTCGCCCACGTCTCCACCACCCACCTCCTGGAGGCGTTCACCGAGATCCTCACCCAGTGCCGCACCATGCTGCGCCCCGGCGGCACCGCGGTGGTCACCACCCGCCCCTGGCGCGAACGCGGCGAACTCATCGATCTGCCCTCCGCCGTCCTCGCCGCCGGCAAAGCCGCCGGCCTCACACCCGCCGAACGCTGCGTCGCCCTCCTTACGGGCATCCGCGAGAGCCAGCTCGTTTCCCGCCAGTCGTTCTTCCAGATGAAAAACGTCCGCGACGCCCGCCGCCAGGGCATCCCCCTCTCAGTGATCCAGCACGAGGACGTCCTGATCTTCACCCGGCCGAGACAACACGACACACACACCACGACGACGCAGCACTGCCGCGCCACAACCGTGTCCGCGGCCAGAACTAACCACACCTCGACCTCCACAGCAGCCCTCCGATCCCGAACCTGCACCCCGAGGGACGGCCATGGCGGTCGCTGA
- a CDS encoding pilin, giving the protein MLARLRRPRRRLIRLLGRWTVRLAVVTASIGCVLLVSPPEVWAVADIPTVIKNLRNWVVGMLSGLATLFLTFGGLRYLMAGGDPGEVESAKRALKAAAIGYGLAILAPVLVTVLQSIVGAGTDGGGGK; this is encoded by the coding sequence ATGCTCGCAAGACTTCGTCGGCCGCGCCGACGGCTGATCCGGCTGTTGGGCCGCTGGACGGTCCGGCTCGCCGTCGTCACCGCGTCCATCGGTTGCGTGCTGCTGGTGAGTCCGCCGGAGGTGTGGGCGGTGGCGGACATCCCGACCGTGATCAAGAACCTGCGGAACTGGGTCGTCGGCATGCTGTCCGGGCTCGCCACGCTGTTTCTCACCTTCGGCGGGCTGCGCTATCTGATGGCCGGGGGTGACCCGGGCGAAGTCGAGTCCGCCAAGCGGGCCTTGAAAGCCGCGGCCATCGGCTACGGCCTGGCGATCCTGGCCCCGGTCCTGGTCACCGTGCTGCAGAGCATCGTCGGTGCGGGCACCGATGGCGGTGGCGGGAAGTGA
- a CDS encoding PrgI family protein, with amino-acid sequence MNGPDAPADAPHSTRIPADISRPDRLLGPFTARQTAILATAAGVLYGGWWVTRAFMAPLAYAALVIPVAGAVAALALGQREGIGLDRFLTAALAHARTPKRRVDAPEGVPPLPTITPSRWAKAAGPPPAAMRMPCDGLATDGVLDLGAEGRAAVATCSTVNFELRSGAEQQGLTAAFARWLNSLTGPTQLLVRCHRINLSPLAGALQRNAAALPHPALEQAARAHADFLADLVSGDNLLSRQILLVAREQPPPRGVRHGTGEGRVLQRLDEAARALASAEITVTPLEADHSARLLAAACNPDTPALSASGAEGDRV; translated from the coding sequence ATGAATGGCCCCGACGCCCCGGCAGACGCTCCGCACTCCACGCGCATCCCCGCTGACATCTCCCGCCCCGACCGCCTCTTGGGTCCCTTCACCGCCCGGCAGACCGCCATCCTCGCCACCGCAGCCGGAGTCCTCTACGGCGGTTGGTGGGTGACCCGCGCCTTCATGGCACCCCTCGCCTACGCGGCGCTGGTGATCCCCGTCGCCGGGGCGGTGGCCGCGCTGGCGCTTGGCCAGCGGGAGGGCATCGGCCTGGACCGCTTTCTGACGGCCGCCCTCGCCCATGCCCGTACGCCGAAACGCCGGGTGGACGCTCCTGAAGGCGTTCCGCCGCTACCCACCATCACCCCCTCCCGTTGGGCGAAAGCCGCAGGACCACCTCCGGCCGCCATGCGTATGCCGTGCGACGGCCTTGCCACGGACGGTGTGCTCGATCTCGGTGCCGAGGGTCGTGCCGCCGTGGCGACGTGTTCCACCGTCAACTTCGAGCTGCGCTCGGGCGCCGAACAGCAGGGACTGACCGCTGCCTTCGCCCGCTGGCTCAACTCCCTGACCGGCCCCACGCAGCTGCTGGTGCGCTGCCACCGCATCAACCTCAGCCCCCTCGCCGGCGCGCTTCAACGCAACGCCGCTGCTCTGCCGCACCCGGCGCTGGAGCAGGCCGCCCGCGCCCATGCCGACTTCCTCGCCGACCTCGTCAGTGGCGACAACCTGCTTAGCCGGCAGATTCTCCTGGTTGCCCGCGAGCAGCCTCCGCCCCGCGGCGTGCGGCACGGTACGGGCGAAGGTCGGGTGTTGCAGCGCCTCGACGAAGCCGCCCGCGCCCTGGCATCGGCCGAGATCACCGTTACTCCCCTGGAGGCCGACCACAGCGCCCGCCTGCTCGCCGCGGCGTGCAACCCCGATACCCCTGCCCTCTCTGCCAGCGGAGCGGAAGGTGACCGCGTATGA
- a CDS encoding DNA-processing protein DprA, producing the protein MPLSIAITGTRSTGHHEFTWYTDLFSRYLGPFASDDAHFHIGGAKGIDSLSLLWLAGHTKSSISVVVPGTVDQQPAEAQEAISRCQDRITEVIALRASELRTPAYHARNRYMVDRSEMVIGFPLAGSDSTSGTCQTIEHAAQSRKPRLIVPV; encoded by the coding sequence ATGCCTCTGAGCATTGCCATCACCGGAACGCGGTCAACGGGACACCACGAATTCACCTGGTACACGGACCTCTTCTCCCGCTACCTCGGGCCGTTCGCGAGCGACGACGCGCACTTCCACATCGGTGGGGCGAAGGGGATCGACTCACTGTCATTGCTGTGGCTCGCTGGCCATACGAAGTCGTCGATCTCGGTCGTCGTGCCGGGGACCGTAGACCAGCAGCCGGCCGAGGCGCAGGAGGCGATCAGCCGGTGCCAGGACCGGATCACGGAGGTCATCGCGCTGCGAGCATCGGAGTTGCGAACGCCTGCCTACCACGCCCGCAACCGATACATGGTTGACCGGTCCGAGATGGTGATCGGGTTTCCCCTTGCCGGGAGCGACAGCACCTCCGGCACCTGCCAGACGATCGAGCACGCTGCGCAGAGCCGGAAGCCCCGCCTGATCGTCCCCGTGTGA
- a CDS encoding DUF6415 family natural product biosynthesis protein, which produces MDARNDSAAILAEHLQSNGVAVAWTDATALSASHPLNSAACEDVTADDGCYVTSYGYEVGQYGDERETADRVAYLVGARTGHESLPVDVEAIGATIRRALSLGSGRPDPDALIELEEELRGHIALLLPEVRGTARQLRPNSNEAHRLQAQLDGIERQTGQGLGQGTLSAHVQVHQLARDCQYLLARHTAEIQR; this is translated from the coding sequence ATGGATGCGAGAAACGACTCGGCCGCCATTCTGGCTGAGCACCTCCAATCGAACGGGGTCGCAGTTGCCTGGACCGATGCGACCGCCCTCTCCGCTTCACATCCGCTGAACTCGGCAGCCTGCGAGGACGTTACCGCCGACGATGGCTGCTATGTCACCTCCTACGGATACGAGGTCGGACAGTACGGCGACGAGCGAGAAACAGCCGACCGTGTCGCGTACCTCGTAGGAGCGAGGACCGGGCATGAGTCGCTCCCGGTCGATGTAGAAGCAATCGGCGCGACTATCCGACGCGCGCTGTCACTCGGCTCCGGTCGGCCGGACCCTGACGCGTTGATCGAGCTGGAAGAGGAATTGCGTGGGCACATCGCTCTCCTCCTCCCCGAGGTCCGTGGGACAGCCCGGCAGCTACGGCCCAACAGCAACGAGGCACATCGACTGCAGGCCCAGCTCGACGGAATCGAACGACAGACCGGGCAAGGACTCGGGCAGGGCACACTCTCCGCTCACGTCCAGGTGCACCAGCTCGCTCGGGATTGCCAGTACCTGCTGGCCCGGCACACTGCGGAGATCCAGCGATGA
- a CDS encoding recombinase family protein, whose protein sequence is MTATMSPLALIYDRCASRSRRQLHMRLEGCRHYAEGMGWAIAGSWVDLGEHALAVHRPQLAALLTAMRAEADYREVLCVVHARERLATNTRHRLLLEQRVLAAGGRTVTTFDEPDQPTLSAILEGKAP, encoded by the coding sequence ATGACAGCCACGATGTCGCCACTGGCCCTCATCTACGACCGCTGCGCGAGCCGCTCCCGCCGACAGCTCCACATGCGGTTGGAGGGATGCCGCCACTACGCCGAGGGCATGGGCTGGGCTATTGCCGGGAGCTGGGTCGACCTCGGCGAGCACGCACTCGCCGTGCACCGCCCGCAGCTGGCAGCGCTGCTGACCGCCATGCGGGCAGAGGCGGACTATCGCGAGGTGCTGTGCGTTGTGCATGCCAGGGAAAGGCTGGCAACCAACACCAGGCACCGTCTGCTGCTCGAACAGCGCGTCCTAGCCGCCGGAGGCCGGACGGTCACCACGTTCGACGAGCCCGACCAACCGACCCTGAGCGCCATTCTGGAGGGGAAGGCCCCATGA
- the eccCa gene encoding type VII secretion protein EccCa: protein MATVTVKRPVRTLPPEYSKGELRLKAPPTLPRKGSESVALMLMPMMGMGGSAAFFFLPGSHPFMRVMGAVMVVSTLVMALAQIVRALRGPATYMNGERRDYLRHLAHAREEVRETARRQRRSECYAFPEPAQLWAVVAHRRRLWERRPADVDFAEVRIGRGPQKLATTLVVPRAEPADEWDPLAEHALRQFLAAYGQLDDLPLAVSLRAFPRLLIRGDAEAVYGAVRAIVCQLAALHSPDDLRIAVVAAPGALPEWDWVKWLPHVQHHRAVDGTGPGLLVCRSLDALEELLAEELTTRPEFQRDAQPLLDRPHLVVLKEQGSGVGWEERLGMTVLEVEPGSDLGRDGYGQSVLTVSPGELRLESGAGAAYEGVPDFLSGTEAVALARALAPLRSHAEEDVDPLVGDLDFAELMGINAPASLDVTQAWRPRGPQGRLRVPIGVDGDGSPLALDLKEASQGGMGPHGLCVGATGSGKSELLRTLVLGLAATHSSETLNFILADFKGGATFAGLADLPHVAALITNLVEDLALVDRMHDAVTSEMTRRQELLHSSGNFANIHDYEKARAAGAQLEPLPSLLIVLDEFSELLAARPDFLQMFLRIGRIGRSLGIHLLLATQRLEEGQLHGLDTYLSYRLVMRTFSADESRAALGTPAAYYLPPVPGAGLLQHGTEPATQFKSAYVSAPHQAVATPVVGQRVVERSPVLFTAESACATFDEPASEQEANPQAATAPAETVLDVIVDRLAGQGAPARQIWLPPLEISPSLGQLLPPTSITAERGLHAADPQTLSLTIPLGIADKPLEQCREILTQDLSGPGGHVVVTGGPRSGKSTLLRTLILSLSLTHTPREVQFYCVDYGGGSLFSLAGLPHVGGVASRLEAGKVRRSVAEVMGILREREEFFHAHHIDSMQTYRVRRADGHYDDHLWGDVFLVIDGWAAFKREWENLVPDIEALALRGLAYGVHLVIVASRYNEMRPALTDEFGARLELRLADPLDSAHDRKRARNIPINRPGHGLAAGGLHFVTALPHLDNPDSGSVDSPAWSSEQLVAQIETHWSGSVCPPVRMLPDRLSADDLPKASETLELGCAIGVEEATLSPVYVNLDTDPLLVIYGESESGKSALLRLITQRIADQHQPHEALLLVGDYRRGLFGHLPQDHVLHYAPAVGSLEQGLAQLGPLLGTRMPTEDTTAEQMRARSWWQGPEVFVVIDDYDLVALPSGNPLEAIAEYLPYAGDIGLRVIVARSTAGAARATFEPVTRRLKELGAQGIILSGAPEEGPLIGTTKATPMPPGRAQFVPRRGPTGLVQIGFLPTAS, encoded by the coding sequence TTGGCAACCGTTACCGTCAAGCGTCCTGTCCGGACGCTGCCTCCTGAATATTCCAAGGGCGAGCTTCGGCTGAAGGCTCCGCCCACGCTGCCCCGAAAGGGGAGCGAGTCGGTCGCATTGATGCTGATGCCCATGATGGGGATGGGCGGATCCGCGGCGTTCTTCTTCCTTCCGGGCTCGCACCCGTTCATGAGGGTGATGGGCGCCGTGATGGTGGTCTCCACACTGGTGATGGCCTTGGCCCAGATCGTGCGGGCCCTGCGTGGACCGGCTACGTACATGAATGGGGAACGGCGGGATTATCTGAGGCACCTTGCGCACGCCCGGGAGGAGGTGCGGGAGACCGCGCGCCGCCAACGGCGTTCGGAGTGCTACGCCTTCCCCGAGCCGGCCCAGTTGTGGGCCGTTGTTGCGCATCGCCGCCGTCTGTGGGAGCGGCGGCCAGCCGATGTCGACTTCGCTGAGGTGCGTATCGGGCGGGGCCCGCAGAAGCTTGCTACCACGCTGGTCGTGCCCCGGGCAGAGCCGGCCGACGAGTGGGATCCGCTGGCTGAGCATGCGCTGCGGCAATTCCTGGCCGCCTACGGGCAGCTCGATGACCTGCCGCTGGCCGTGTCGCTGCGTGCCTTCCCACGGCTGTTGATCCGAGGCGATGCGGAAGCTGTCTATGGAGCCGTGCGGGCGATCGTGTGCCAGCTGGCGGCTTTGCATTCGCCTGACGACCTACGGATCGCTGTAGTCGCCGCGCCGGGAGCACTGCCGGAGTGGGACTGGGTCAAGTGGCTGCCGCACGTCCAGCACCACAGAGCTGTGGATGGGACCGGGCCGGGGCTCCTGGTGTGCCGCTCGTTGGACGCCCTTGAGGAGTTGCTGGCCGAAGAACTCACTACGCGACCAGAGTTTCAGCGCGATGCCCAGCCGCTCCTCGACCGGCCGCACCTGGTCGTGTTGAAGGAGCAGGGGTCGGGCGTCGGCTGGGAGGAGCGCCTGGGCATGACTGTTCTCGAGGTCGAGCCTGGCAGCGACCTTGGACGGGATGGCTACGGTCAGTCGGTGTTGACCGTCTCGCCGGGGGAGTTGCGTCTGGAGTCCGGGGCCGGCGCGGCGTACGAGGGTGTTCCGGATTTCCTGTCGGGCACGGAGGCGGTGGCGTTGGCCCGTGCGCTGGCTCCCTTGCGCAGCCACGCCGAGGAAGACGTGGATCCGCTGGTGGGCGACCTGGACTTCGCCGAGCTGATGGGCATCAACGCACCAGCGTCGCTGGATGTGACGCAGGCGTGGCGCCCGCGCGGCCCCCAGGGCCGGCTGCGCGTCCCCATCGGTGTCGACGGCGACGGCTCGCCCCTAGCGCTGGACCTCAAGGAGGCTTCCCAGGGCGGCATGGGGCCGCATGGCCTGTGTGTGGGTGCCACCGGGTCGGGTAAGTCCGAGCTGCTCCGTACGCTGGTCCTGGGCCTGGCCGCCACGCACTCGTCGGAGACGTTGAACTTCATTCTGGCGGACTTCAAAGGTGGGGCGACATTCGCCGGCCTGGCCGACCTGCCACATGTGGCGGCGCTGATCACCAATCTCGTAGAGGACCTCGCACTCGTTGATCGTATGCACGATGCGGTCACCAGCGAGATGACGCGACGTCAGGAACTGCTTCACTCCAGCGGCAATTTCGCCAACATCCATGACTACGAGAAGGCAAGGGCTGCGGGCGCCCAGCTGGAGCCTCTTCCGTCCCTGCTGATCGTGCTGGATGAGTTCAGCGAGCTGCTGGCCGCCCGGCCCGACTTCCTCCAGATGTTCCTGCGGATCGGCCGTATCGGTCGTTCCCTGGGAATACACCTGCTGCTGGCCACCCAGCGCCTGGAGGAGGGACAACTGCACGGCCTGGACACCTACCTGTCCTACCGGCTGGTGATGCGCACCTTCTCCGCTGACGAGTCCCGCGCCGCACTCGGCACCCCGGCCGCCTACTATCTGCCCCCGGTCCCCGGTGCCGGGCTCTTGCAGCACGGCACCGAACCCGCTACACAATTCAAGTCCGCTTACGTATCTGCCCCGCACCAGGCCGTCGCCACTCCAGTGGTCGGTCAGCGCGTCGTCGAGCGGTCCCCCGTGCTTTTCACAGCGGAGTCGGCTTGCGCCACATTCGACGAGCCGGCCTCGGAGCAGGAGGCGAATCCGCAGGCAGCGACCGCACCCGCCGAGACCGTCCTGGACGTCATCGTCGATCGCCTGGCAGGTCAGGGGGCACCCGCCCGGCAGATCTGGCTGCCTCCACTGGAGATTTCCCCTTCCCTCGGTCAGCTGCTGCCGCCCACGTCGATCACAGCCGAACGTGGTCTGCATGCAGCCGACCCGCAGACCTTGAGTCTCACCATTCCGCTCGGTATCGCGGACAAGCCGTTGGAACAGTGTCGCGAAATCCTCACCCAGGACCTTTCCGGTCCGGGCGGTCATGTCGTCGTCACCGGAGGCCCCCGCTCGGGGAAATCAACCCTCCTGCGCACACTCATACTGTCGCTCTCGTTGACGCACACGCCGAGAGAAGTGCAGTTCTACTGCGTGGACTACGGCGGCGGCAGCCTGTTCTCCCTCGCCGGACTTCCACACGTCGGAGGCGTCGCGTCACGGCTGGAGGCCGGCAAGGTGCGGCGGAGCGTTGCCGAGGTGATGGGCATCCTCCGTGAGCGGGAGGAGTTCTTCCACGCCCATCACATCGACTCCATGCAGACGTACCGTGTACGCCGCGCGGATGGCCATTACGACGACCATCTGTGGGGCGATGTCTTCCTGGTCATCGACGGCTGGGCAGCGTTCAAACGTGAGTGGGAGAACCTGGTCCCCGACATAGAAGCTCTGGCGCTGCGCGGTCTCGCCTACGGTGTCCACCTCGTCATCGTGGCTTCCCGGTACAACGAAATGCGGCCCGCGCTCACCGACGAGTTCGGCGCTCGCCTGGAACTGCGCCTGGCGGACCCGCTCGACTCCGCACACGACCGCAAACGCGCCCGCAACATCCCCATCAACCGCCCCGGCCACGGCCTCGCAGCAGGAGGACTCCACTTCGTCACCGCCCTACCCCACCTCGACAACCCCGACTCCGGCTCCGTGGATAGCCCGGCATGGAGCAGCGAGCAGCTCGTGGCGCAGATCGAGACTCACTGGTCCGGGTCGGTGTGCCCACCCGTCCGGATGCTTCCCGACCGGCTGTCCGCGGACGACCTGCCCAAGGCCAGCGAAACGCTTGAGCTCGGCTGCGCCATCGGGGTCGAGGAAGCCACCCTCTCCCCGGTGTACGTCAATCTCGACACCGACCCGCTCCTGGTCATCTACGGCGAGAGCGAATCAGGAAAGTCCGCACTCCTGCGCCTGATCACCCAGCGCATCGCCGACCAGCATCAGCCACATGAAGCGCTGCTACTGGTCGGCGACTACCGGCGCGGCCTGTTCGGGCACCTTCCCCAGGACCATGTCCTCCACTATGCGCCGGCCGTCGGTTCCCTGGAACAGGGGCTGGCGCAGCTCGGTCCGCTGCTGGGCACTCGCATGCCCACCGAAGACACCACTGCCGAACAGATGCGTGCCCGTAGCTGGTGGCAGGGGCCTGAGGTCTTCGTCGTCATCGACGACTACGACCTTGTCGCCCTGCCCTCAGGCAACCCGCTCGAGGCCATCGCCGAGTACCTGCCCTACGCCGGCGACATCGGCCTGCGCGTCATCGTGGCCCGCTCCACCGCAGGCGCCGCCCGCGCCACCTTCGAACCCGTCACCCGACGCCTCAAAGAACTCGGCGCCCAAGGGATCATCCTCTCCGGCGCCCCCGAAGAAGGACCGCTCATCGGCACTACCAAGGCCACGCCCATGCCCCCGGGGCGGGCGCAGTTCGTTCCCCGCCGGGGTCCCACCGGGCTCGTGCAGATCGGATTCCTCCCAACAGCCTCGTGA
- the mycP gene encoding type VII secretion-associated serine protease mycosin, whose amino-acid sequence MTFKRWVRSAGGAVLLCGATVVQLAPPAVADSIRDRQWAVASFDVDDIRKVSMGKGVTVALVDSGVDGTHPDLVGNVLPGKNFLKGSGRADREKEDVHGTAMASLIAGHGHGPGGRAGIMGLAPAAKILSLRVNTDDGLGVGTGKGDAPVSQAIRYAVDHGATVINLSLGDEFKVPGMDDAIQYAQERDAVIVAASGNDGVGTPNYPASYPGVISVGGVDSSGKIWDKSNYGPHVLLSAPAVDVVSAGPRRQYGGGSGTSNSTAYVSAAAALLRAKFPDLTAGQIANRLVKTAKLPESATGLKVPDKHYGYGFIRPYSALTADIPVGSKNGPLPAPSPTPSAAAPAESAKPDTSSSGDRSVYVVAAVAGAVALGLMAALAVVVIRRRRPVVPPAPPVIPDVYMAPPRPGGAQPPYDGQRPGSGFGQ is encoded by the coding sequence GTGACGTTCAAGCGGTGGGTCCGGTCGGCGGGTGGGGCGGTGCTGCTATGTGGGGCCACTGTCGTGCAGTTGGCGCCTCCTGCAGTCGCTGATTCCATTCGCGATCGGCAGTGGGCTGTGGCGTCGTTCGATGTGGATGACATTCGGAAAGTGTCCATGGGGAAAGGAGTGACCGTCGCCCTCGTCGACTCTGGCGTCGACGGGACTCATCCCGATCTTGTAGGCAATGTGTTGCCAGGCAAGAACTTCCTCAAGGGCAGCGGCCGTGCCGACCGCGAGAAGGAGGATGTACACGGCACCGCCATGGCGTCGCTGATCGCAGGCCATGGTCATGGGCCAGGTGGTAGAGCAGGCATCATGGGACTGGCCCCTGCCGCAAAGATTCTTTCTTTGCGCGTCAACACGGACGACGGCCTGGGTGTCGGCACCGGCAAAGGGGATGCTCCGGTGTCGCAAGCCATTCGATACGCCGTGGACCACGGCGCTACGGTCATCAACCTGTCCCTGGGCGATGAGTTCAAGGTCCCCGGCATGGATGACGCCATCCAGTATGCGCAGGAGAGAGACGCCGTCATTGTGGCCGCGTCCGGGAATGACGGCGTTGGCACGCCGAACTATCCAGCAAGCTATCCCGGTGTGATCTCAGTGGGCGGTGTCGACTCCTCCGGCAAGATCTGGGACAAGTCCAACTACGGGCCACACGTTCTGCTCTCAGCGCCCGCCGTGGACGTTGTGAGCGCGGGTCCGCGCCGCCAGTACGGCGGAGGGAGTGGAACCTCCAATTCCACGGCCTACGTTTCGGCAGCCGCCGCTCTTCTTCGTGCGAAGTTTCCAGATCTCACGGCGGGTCAGATCGCCAACCGCCTCGTGAAGACGGCGAAGCTGCCGGAATCGGCGACCGGGTTGAAGGTTCCGGACAAGCATTACGGCTATGGCTTCATCCGCCCCTATAGTGCGCTGACCGCCGACATTCCTGTCGGATCAAAGAACGGGCCCCTGCCCGCGCCGTCGCCCACTCCCTCCGCAGCCGCACCCGCCGAATCCGCGAAGCCCGACACCTCCTCCAGCGGAGACCGGTCGGTGTACGTCGTAGCGGCTGTCGCAGGGGCGGTGGCCCTAGGACTCATGGCTGCACTGGCCGTGGTGGTGATCCGGCGACGCCGCCCTGTCGTCCCGCCTGCGCCCCCTGTCATTCCCGACGTATATATGGCTCCGCCGCGACCGGGAGGCGCCCAGCCGCCGTATGACGGGCAGCGGCCCGGCTCGGGTTTCGGGCAGTAG